The genomic window CACCGGGGTGCCGAGACCGGTGCTGATGAGCACGTCGCCCGAGCCGAACAGGCGCTGGAGCGGGGACTGGCGCAGGCGCACGTCGTGGCTGCGGCCATGCAGATGCTCCTGGCGGGTGCGCGCGATGAGGCCGGTGCGCAGCACGACGCGGCGCGTGGTGATGAGGTAGTGGGTGCCGAGCCAGCGCACCAGCGGCAGCAGGAACAGCAGGACAGCGACGAGGGCCCCGGCGGCGAGCGCCGCGATGCGCTGCCACTCCTCCTCGAGCGCCGTCACCCCGTACGCGGCCCCGCCGCACGCGGCGATGAGCACGAGGCTCGGCAGGGCGAGCGCGCGGGCGTGCGGCCGCACGCGGGCGATGACCCTCTCGGGCACGCGGGGCTGCTCGCCGGTCATGCGCTATTCATACCGCAGGTGCGTCACATCACCCGCGGAGACGGCGATCGACGGCCCCTCGGCGGGCTGCACCCGCAGGCTCCCGTCATCGTCGAGGCCGACCGCGGCGCCCAGCAGCGGCGGCAGGCCGGGCCGGTCGATGCGCACGGCGCGACCGATCGTCTGCAGCAGCGGCTCCACCCGGGCGCGCAGCTCCGCCGGGCCGGTCGCCCGGCGCCAGAGGCCGATCAGACCAAGCAGCTCGTCCAGATAGGCCGCGAGGGCGCGGTCCAGCAGGGTCGCCGCGTCCTCACCGTCGGGCGAGACGCCCTCCATGCGCAGCGACGTGGCCGTCGGCACGGGCCGCTGCTCGGCGGTCATGGCGGTGTTGAGACCGGCGCCGATGACGACGCCGGTCGGCGTCAGCTCGGTGAGCACCCCGCAGAGCTTGCGTCCGTCGACGAGCACGTCGTTCGGCCACTTCACGCCGGCGCCCTCCACGCCGAGGCGGCGCACCGCCGAGGCCATCGCGGTGCCGGCGAGCAGGGGCAGCCAGCCGAGCAGCGCCGACGTCGTCGCCGCGGGCCGCGCGCGCCCCGCGGTCGTCGCCGCGTCGAGCCGCACGAGCACCGACACGGCCAGCGCCGCGCCCGACGGGGCCGACCAGGCGCGATCGAGCCGCCCCCGCCCCGCGGTCTGGGTATCGGTCGCGATGACCGCGAGATCGGGCAGATCGCGGGCGCGCGCGACGAGGTCGGTGTTGGTGGAGGCGCTCGCCCCGCGCCAGACCAACCCCGGAACGAGCGCGCGGCTGCGGGGCAGGGCGGGCTCGACGGAGGACATGCCCGACAGCCTAGGCTCGGCCCGCGCCCCACCCGACGACGCCCCGCCGCGCATGACCGGCGCGGTGCTGCTCGCGCGCGGCCTGCTGGTCGAGCCCCACGACGCCGCGGCGGGCGACACGGTCGCGGCGGGCATCGCGAGCGGGGCATCCGCCGCGATCGCCCTGGCCGCGCTGTTCCGATGGGCGGGGAGGTCCCGGGGGGGCTCCCGGCGGGGTGCTCCCGGCGCGGTCGGAGCGGCCCGAGCCCGCGGAACCGCCGGGCGGAGTGGACCCGCGCAGTAGCCGCACGGCCGGCCGGCACGAGGCGCGCGCATCAGCGCGCTGGTAGCGTTGCCGACCGCGCGGAGCCCGTCGGCGCGCGCCGTCCTGGAGACACCCGGAGGAGCCCCGCATGCCACGATCCAGCCCGAGCGCCGCGGGACAGCCCCGCGAGGCCTTCACCGGTCAGGTCGGGTTCATCCTCGCCGCCATCGGCTCGGCCGTCGGCCTTGGCAACATCTGGCGGTTCCCCGGGGTGGCCTACGAGAACGGCGGCGGGGCGTTCCTCATCCCGTACATCGTCGCGCTGCTGACGGCGGGCATCCCGATCCTCTTCCTCGACTACGCGATCGGGCACCGGTTCCGCGGAGCCGCCCCGACCGCCCTGCGCCGCCTCGGCGGGGCGCGCGCGGGCCGCCTGCTCGAGGGGCTCGGCTGGTTCCAGGTCGCGATCGCGTTCGTGATCGGCCTCTACTACACGGTCGTCATCGCCTGGGCCCTGAGCTACTTCGTCTTCTCGTTCGACATCCGGTGGGGGGATGACCCCGCCGGGTTCTTCCAGGGCGAGTACCTGCGCGTCTCCGACCCGGGGCTCAGCCTCGACGTCGTACCGGGCGTGCTCGTGCCGCTGGCGCTGGTGTGGATCGCCGTGATCGTGGTGCTCGGCCTCGGAGTCGCGAAGGGCATCCAGCGGGCGAACGTGATCTTCCTGCCGCTGCTGCTCGTCGGGTTCCTCGCGCTCGTGATCCGTGCGCTGCTCCTCGACGGCGCGGCCGAGGGGCTCAACGCCCTCTTCACGCCCGACTTCGCCGCCCTGGCGGACCCGGCGGTGTGGATCGCCGCCTACAGCCAGATCTTCTTCTCGCTGTCGATCGCCTTCGGCATCATGATCACCTACTCCTCGTACCGCAAGCGCCGCGCGAACCTCACCGCGCCCGGGCTCGTCGTCGCCTTCGCGAACTCCTCGTTCGAGATCCTCGCCGGCATCGGCGTGTTCGCCACGCTCGGGTTCTTCGCCGTGCAGCAGGGGGTCGCGGTCGGCGACCTCGAAGGCCTCACCGGGGTCGGGCTGTCCTTCGTCACCTTCCCCGCGATCGTGGCCGAGATGCCGGGAGGGCCGATCTTCGGGGTGCTCTTCTTCGGCTCGCTCGTCATGGCCGGGTTCACCTCGCTGCTGTCGGTGCTGCAGGTCGTCTCGGCCGCGTTCCAGGAGAAGTTCGGCGTCGGCCCGCGGCGGGCGGCGGCGACGATCGGCGGGGTGTCGGCGGTGCTGTCGATCCTGCTGTTCTCGACCACGACCGGACTCATCGCCCTCGACACCGTCGACCACTACGTCAACAACATCGGCATCGTCGCCTCCGCGATCCTCACCACGGTGCTCGTGATCCTCGTGCTGCGCCGCGGGGCGGAGCTGCGCGGGCACCTCACCGCGGTGTCGACCATCCCCGTCGGCCGGTGGTGGACGGTGCTCGTCGGGGGGCTCGCCCCGCTCGTCCTCACCGTCATGCTGGTGACGCGCATCGTCGCGCTGCTCACCGAGGGGTACGACGTCTACCCCTTCCTCTACCTCGGGATCGTCGGCTGGGGCTCGCTGGGCCTCATCGTCGTCGGCGCGATCGTGCTGACGTCCCTCCGCTGGCGCCGCTCCCCCGACGACCTCGCACCCTGGCCGGCGCCCGCCGATCTGCCGACGCGAGCGGAGGCCCGCCGATGACCCCGATCGCCATCACCTTCCTCATCGGGGCGCTCGTCATCATCTGGGGCGGGCTCGCCGCGAGCATCCTCGTCCTGCGCCGCCGCCCCGAGCGCGACGACTACCCGGCCGGCGGCGAGCCCGACGAGCGCGAGGGCACGGGCCCGGTCGAGCGCGACAGCTAGGGCGGTCCCCGTGCCCCGCCCGACGACGCCCCGCCGCGCATGACCGGCGCGGTGCTGCTCGCGCTCGCCGCGTCGCTGCTGCTCGGCACGAGCGACTTCCTCGGCGGGCTGCTCTCGCGGCGCACGCCCCTCATCGTCGTCCTGCTGGGCAGCCAGCTCGTCGTCGGCGCGCTGCTCTCGCTCGCCCTGCTGGTCGAGCCCTACGACGCCGCGGCGGGCGACGCCATCGCGGCGGGCATCGTGAGCGGGGCATCCACCGCGATCGCCCTGGCCGCGCTGTTCCGCGGGCTCGCGATCGGCACCATGGGGGTCGTCGCGCCCGTCTCCGCGCTCGCCGTGATCGTGCCCGTCGCGCTCGGCATCGCGCAGGGCGACCCCGTGGGCGGGATGCTCGGCCTCGGCCTGCTGCTGGCGATCGCGGGCACCGTGCTCGCGTCGGGACCGGAGCTGCGCGCCGGTCGCCGGGCCGCGCTCTCCCTCGCCCTCGGCGGGATCGCGGCGCTGGGCTTCGGCGTCTCGCAGGCCGCGCTCGGCATCGGCAGCGCCGAGTCGGTCGTGACGACCCTGCTCACTCACGCCGCGACCGTCATCGGCCT from Microcella daejeonensis includes these protein-coding regions:
- a CDS encoding PH domain-containing protein is translated as MTGEQPRVPERVIARVRPHARALALPSLVLIAACGGAAYGVTALEEEWQRIAALAAGALVAVLLFLLPLVRWLGTHYLITTRRVVLRTGLIARTRQEHLHGRSHDVRLRQSPLQRLFGSGDVLISTGLGTPVVLRDAPRALLVQEALGDLVEASTSSVAAQRRPTAATSVLPSAGRQRAR
- a CDS encoding biotin--[acetyl-CoA-carboxylase] ligase, which encodes MSSVEPALPRSRALVPGLVWRGASASTNTDLVARARDLPDLAVIATDTQTAGRGRLDRAWSAPSGAALAVSVLVRLDAATTAGRARPAATTSALLGWLPLLAGTAMASAVRRLGVEGAGVKWPNDVLVDGRKLCGVLTELTPTGVVIGAGLNTAMTAEQRPVPTATSLRMEGVSPDGEDAATLLDRALAAYLDELLGLIGLWRRATGPAELRARVEPLLQTIGRAVRIDRPGLPPLLGAAVGLDDDGSLRVQPAEGPSIAVSAGDVTHLRYE
- a CDS encoding sodium-dependent transporter; the encoded protein is MPRSSPSAAGQPREAFTGQVGFILAAIGSAVGLGNIWRFPGVAYENGGGAFLIPYIVALLTAGIPILFLDYAIGHRFRGAAPTALRRLGGARAGRLLEGLGWFQVAIAFVIGLYYTVVIAWALSYFVFSFDIRWGDDPAGFFQGEYLRVSDPGLSLDVVPGVLVPLALVWIAVIVVLGLGVAKGIQRANVIFLPLLLVGFLALVIRALLLDGAAEGLNALFTPDFAALADPAVWIAAYSQIFFSLSIAFGIMITYSSYRKRRANLTAPGLVVAFANSSFEILAGIGVFATLGFFAVQQGVAVGDLEGLTGVGLSFVTFPAIVAEMPGGPIFGVLFFGSLVMAGFTSLLSVLQVVSAAFQEKFGVGPRRAAATIGGVSAVLSILLFSTTTGLIALDTVDHYVNNIGIVASAILTTVLVILVLRRGAELRGHLTAVSTIPVGRWWTVLVGGLAPLVLTVMLVTRIVALLTEGYDVYPFLYLGIVGWGSLGLIVVGAIVLTSLRWRRSPDDLAPWPAPADLPTRAEARR
- a CDS encoding methionine/alanine import family NSS transporter small subunit → MTPIAITFLIGALVIIWGGLAASILVLRRRPERDDYPAGGEPDEREGTGPVERDS
- a CDS encoding EamA family transporter, whose protein sequence is MTGAVLLALAASLLLGTSDFLGGLLSRRTPLIVVLLGSQLVVGALLSLALLVEPYDAAAGDAIAAGIVSGASTAIALAALFRGLAIGTMGVVAPVSALAVIVPVALGIAQGDPVGGMLGLGLLLAIAGTVLASGPELRAGRRAALSLALGGIAALGFGVSQAALGIGSAESVVTTLLTHAATVIGLLIVAFSAWVHVRLRGAAGRLRSGRAASPALLPARITGRDAAAIVVTGVLVAGANLAFAVATTAGALSTVAVLAALYPVVTVVLARQVLGERVRRAQLAGVVLALVGVGLIAAGG